The genomic region ATTCCTAAGGTACATATTAAGACTTCCCTATTAGACTTTGGAATTACTTCATGAATGATCTCTGTACCACGTTCAATATGGATATGTTGGATTTAGAAAATTTTTCATTCGTTCGTCAATGGACCAATGACGTGAAAGATTTGGGCTACTTTGGGCAATTCGGCCTCTTAAATTTCATTTTGTTGAGCTTTGGATCGACTTTCGAGTTGACCGGAGTAGACTATTGAACATGTCAGCATGATATCATTGATATGTATGCCTTTACATCCGATGGAACATTGTAGAATATTCTTCGCAAAGTTTGGCCATAGTCTTTTTTTTCTCTTTTTGGAGGTTCAAGTTCAAATCCTAAGCCTTACTAATTTTGCGAAGGAACGAAGACATTGATAGTAAGGTTTTGTTATTTTGGAGGTTCGAGCTCAAAGCCTCACTATCAGAATATTAGATCCAAGACATGCACGACATTCATGAAATTAAGACCGAATTACATTTCCATACATATAAAAGATACAATATATATTCAATTATTGATCGTGAATAAAATACAAGACAATACAATGGCAAATCCGTGCCTTATGATCAAATACTACATGTAATCTCACACCCTTTTGTTCTGAAACCCTAACTAACTAATCAAAATAATGTTTTATTTTGTATGAATACAAAAGTTATTTGACAAACCGTCACACTTGATCTGATCCAATTCATTGAGCTAAGCTAGCGATAACTAATTGGCGTAGCTGCACAGGCCAAACACGCATGAGCTTCCATTTCCACACTTGTTGCCGCACTTGCCACAATGTTTGCCATTGACAGACGGGTTCACACAAACACCGTTGCAACAGAGTTCCGAATACTTACACTTCGCTCCACACCGCCCACAATTGTTTGTGTCCGTCCTTATATTGACGCATTTTTTGCTGCAGCAGTTAGGTCCTGCACTGCCCTTGCTCTTACAGACCGTCGGATTCTTGTCACATGTTGTTGGTGCTGCTCGTACTTGCTCCGCAAGGAACCGGCCACCTATCCCTCGGAGAGATGACGTTGTGAACCGAAGCTCGTTAGGATCGACTTGGGGGAGCTCTTCGACAGTGGCTGAAAGGGCAATGGCTATCCCCAACAATAGCACCAAGATTAGGGTGAACACATTTTTAGATATTATCATTGCCATTACTATACGTAAGGACTTTGTGTTGTTCACCCTAAAAACAGACACAAAAGGCTAGATATTTTGTGGAAACTGAAATAAAAAAAATAAGACTAGAGAGTAGTTGGAAACTATGTGAATGATTTCAGATGGAAAAAATAGCAAGGAGATACAGTACTATTTATAGAGTTAATCCTAGCTGGCTAGATGAAGAGGTGCGATACGTGTTTTAATTTAATTATTGTGAGCTTAATTTCGATGGAGGTCTCTGTCAATATGTTACATAATGGTAGGTATTTTTCCAACTCATGATTCCAAAATTCCAATTTGTATACGATGAACTGGAAAATAGAGAAACAGAGAATAACCAATACAGGATTTAATACATGCATATACGTATTGACCAAAATTGTAGCAGCCGGTGATTTTCTATTTGCTTCAATCCTCATATATAGCTAATAATACGATTGCAGAACATATACTAGTTTTGGAAAATTGCGACCTTTTGGTTGACAAGTTGACATAAGGAACAGTTCTGTGGTAAGAGAAATTAAGAAATACTGTATTTGTACGTACATTGTAATTAGTTGTTGCTGGAAAATTCCCATATTCTTGACAAGGCACAAATGAGATAGTCGATAATGAAGCTGATTTGGACCAGTTATGCTCAGCATTACATGTGTTAATAACTTTATTCCCTGTGTTTCCAATAAATTAATTCAATACAAGTATATATGGATATCGATCTCTCTCTTGTTCTTCTTCTTGTTTTTTTTTCCTTGTAGGAAATTAATTAATGTTGTGTATAGCATTCGTGATTTGATATAAACTTCTCAAATCATGCATAATTGTACATTCCGTAAACACAGAACTCCCCTCTCTTGCACTTGTGGTTGCATCCACCGCAATGCCTTTTGTCGAACGATGCATTCACACACTTCCCCCTGCAACAAATATCGGTGTACTTGCATTTGTACCCACACATCCCACAGTTGAGTCGATCCGTCTTGACATTGACGCACTTCTTCTTGCAGCAGTCCGGCCCCCGAGCTCTTCTTCAGACGACAAACCCTATGAAACTTGTCACAGGTGTAGTTTCCCAACGGGTTCTGCTGCGACGCCAGAAAGCGACTCACTCCTCTCAGAGAAGTAGTCGCTTCTTGCATTTCAGATTCAGGCACAGTTGCTTCATTGCTCTGCACTACTTCCGGTTCTTCCACTTCTTCGTTGTAATTGTCTAGATCGACTGCAGCTGAAACAAGGGCCATTGTTGCTAGGATTGCAAAGATGTGGAGCAACTTCATGTCTGTAGCTGTAGTTACGGTAGAAATGGAAGTATTAGCGTTGTAGAGAGAAAGGAGCTTGTAGGTAAGGATAGATCGAGGAGCTTGAAGCTAGGGTTAGTAGTAAGGTTGAACAGAACACGGGGTCGATCTTATAGAAGATGGAGTTGGGGGAGAGTTGACAATAGGAAACTTGATGTACAAGTTTGCTTTATCTGTGTGGTAGTCTAAGTTCATTAAACTACTTGCATGTTACTACATATGTTTGATACAATAAGCGAAATAACTTGGACACAAAAAAAGTTAGGACAGCGTCTCTTCCTCAATTTCGTCAACTTTTGGTTTAATTTCTTTCTTCATTTACTTCTGAATGTTTGATTTGGTTTACCTCTAGCTAGCTAGGGTTTCATGCATCTCTCTATTACCTCCAACTATTGCTTTATATATATCTCAGTAAAAGTGATGTCACGTAGGCAAGCTTCCCAATCATGGATCATTTTCATCTTTCAAATCTAAGCCCTAGCCTGAGGGCTACGTTAACTTGCTAATGAGGAATTGTGCCCCAAGTCATATGGTAACAGCCATAGAGTTGAAGTTTCGAATCCGGGTGGTGGAATATAAAACTACCTTTTCTTTGAAAGTAAAGATGCGAAAATGATATCTGTAAAACAGGGTGATTCATACACTCATTTCTGAGGGACGGTGGATTGGTGGAATACACGTTCCCTTATAATTGTAGAAAGGGAACTAAAAAAAGTCACTAAGGGGGTAACTTCAATATACTAGCTAGAGGATCGAAGTGATCGACTGCATATATCATATGTTGAACAAAGAAGTAATTACAACTGCAAGCAGATACTATGTAACTTTCTTATCCCTAAAAACAGAATACTCAATTCCTCACAGTATGATTGCAACATATATAGTTTATATACGACCCTGATATGCCATAGCCATTAGGTACTAAGAGAATGGTGCAGTACTGAGAGAGCTAGAGAATTACGTAGATATTACTTTTTACGGACCAACATAATACGATCATGAGAGGTTCAAGATTTAATTTGTATGTACGTTGTAAATAACGTAATGGATGCATGTCTACGATTATATTGTACTTACAATTTACTATACGTACGTGGAAACTAGGTTCTCTATGATAAATATACTCTCAATCTTACAAACTTAATTAAGAGCATAGTCCGGCATGGCAGATTAATCTAAGGGTAACAGTTGATATTTTTAACACTTTCAAAGTATTGCATACAATATAATAGTAAACATGCATGAATTGAATCTGAAACATCAAACTATCAAAGCAATAATCACATATGTATTGGATCAGTACTAATTACTAAACATTACGTGAAGAAATTAGAAAGGAGTTGAAATAAATTCATGCGGCTTGAAACAATATAGATTCCCAATAAATTAAGATGCTTTAGTTCATTACAAGTATAGTTTTCATCTTTTCCCTTGTTAGGTAAAGATCATAATCATGTATATGTACTGTCATACACAATTTGGCAGAAGCTTCAAAATAACTTATTGTAGCATTTTAATGAGAAATCATGCATAATTGCACATCCCATAAACACAGAACTCCCCTCTCTTGCACTTCTGGTTGCATCCACCGCAATGCCTTTTATCAAAAGATGCATTGACGCACTTCCCCCTGCAGCAAATCTCAGTGTACTTGCACTTGTAACCGCACATCCCGCAGTTCAATCTATCAGTCTTGACATTGACACACTTCTTCTTGCAGCAGTCCGGCCCCGAGCTCTTCTTCAGACGACAAACCCTAGGAAACTTGTCACAGGTGTAGTTTCCCAACAGGTTCTGCTGCGACGCCAGAAAGCGACTCACTCCTCTCAGAGAAGTAGTCGCCTCGTGCATTTCAGATTCAGGCACAGTTGATTCAGTACTCTGCATTTCCGGTTCTTCGTTGTAATCGTCTAGATCGAATGCAGCTGAAACAAGGGCCATTGTTGCTAGGACTGTAAAGATGTGGAGCAACTTCATGGCTGTAGCTGCAGTTAGGGTAGAAATGGAAGTATTAGTGTTGTAGAGATAGAAGGAGCGCCTGTAGCTAGGGTTAGTACTGAAGATGAAGGGGAGATGGGGTTTTATAGAAACAGTTTGGGGAGTTGACAATAGGAACCTTGAAACACAAGTTTTTCTTTATCTGTATGGTGGTCTGAATTCATTAGACTGCTTACAAATTACTGAAAATCTTTGATCTTCTAAGAAGCGAAATCACTTGATTGGGCACAAAGAAAAGTCGACCTAGCCTACTATTGATTCTCACTGTATCCCCTTCATCAAGTTTGGGAAGATTCATTTGTATTAAAAATGCACACACTTGTACCCTTTTCTTCATTTTCACATCACTGATACAAACGCGTGCACTATTTTAATTGATGTATCCCAATGATGAAACTCAAAGCCTCCTTTGCATGACAAATGCACTTTACAATAACAATCTGTATCAATGATTAAAGGGTATTATCCAAGCAGCTGAGAATAAAATCTACTAAATCCCAGATATATCTCAATTTGCATGGAATGAAAATCTCTGGGATCTCCAGATTGACTAAGTAATCAGCTCCGAAAATAATAGATGATCACCAAGATTTATCAAAATTTCAAAAGTATTTTTTAGTTTTGAATCTCAGTAGCTGATGCTGGCCGGCTAAGTACGTTAGTGCAAATTTAAGATCTAATAATTATAATTTCTCCTACAATGATTCTTCCATTGCTATTTTCTACCTTTCTGTGTAACTGTTTTCAGATGAATTATACGTTTTTTTTAATTTATTTTTTATTTCATTGAGACAATCTTACTCATGAACTGAACTTGCATCATAATAGTGTAATGGTAAGCCAACTAATTAAGCTCGACTCAATCTAGACAAACATGGATTCTGTCACCAGTTAACGAGTTGCCATGTTAAGACATCTTAGTGTATTATATCAAATAGAAACACAAATTGGAGACAATGCATGTGAGTGTGTGAAAGACATATGGTAGATTCTAAGCACCAATCTCCTGGGATTAGGGGGTTTGGGGCCGAAAACATGAGACTTGAATCGTGTGCCACTGTCAGCCTAACATCTATTATAAACTTCCGGACTTTGAGCCTCCGATTGAGTTTTGGTTCAGTTTACTTGCGAGTTTTGGTTAAGTTTACTTGCAAGTCTCTTCAAATGTCAACCCAGGTTTCTTCATGTTTCCCCAATGGTTTTACTAATCACTACTTTACTATGACCTTATTTTGGCCAATGAGATTACAAATCATAATATATTAGTAGGTCCATACTTCACTTGCATTGAAGATAAATGAAAAATCCTTTACAAGCCCAAAGAATCAGAACACTAAAACGCTGTCGTTTCATACTCCGTCAAATCGTCAATAGCAAACGTGAAGTTTTTAAGCACCACAAAACCAGATTAGGAATCGAAACGTTTCGTAACCCAACCGCAATCTGGACGATCAATCCGCCACCATGTCCAGCTCCGCCGCAGTCGACGGCGTCGCGGCCACCGCGCTCCGATCAGTTCTCCACCGCGTCCAGCTGGCAGCAGAAAAATCCGGCCGCCGCGCCGACGAGGTCCGGGTGGTGGCGGTGAGCAAGACGAAGCCGGCCGCCGTCCTCCGCCAAGTCTACGACGCCGGCCACCGCTGCTTCGGCGAGAATTACGTCCAGGAAATCGTCGAGAAAGCTCCTCAGGTTTTCTCCAAGCTCAGTTTTTCATTCAGAGAATTGAAATTTTTGGTTTTTGATTTGTGAAATTGTGAAAGTTTGGTTATTGGTGATTTGGGATTTTGCAGCTTCCTGAAGATATAGAGTGGCATTTTATTGGGAATTTGCAGAGCAATAAAGTAAAGCCACTTCTAAGTATGATTCTCTTTTTAATATCTGAGTATTTGACTCTGAATTATTAGCTGTTTTGTTGGTTTTGATTGTTCATAATCATAGAGATTTAGCTTTGTATGTTAAGCATTGTGTTTTTTTAGTAAAGAAATGAGTCTTTTTTTTTTTGGTTCTTGTGTGAATTTTTGGCAGCTGGTGTGCCCAACCTTGCAATGGTAGAGAGTGTGGATGATGAGAAGGTAGACACTAAACACTTGGCTTCTTAGTGGGAAAGTTAGAATTAGATTATAGGTGTCAAGAAATGCATGGCATATTGAGAAAAATTGTTATGGTTCCTTAATCATTGGTGCCCTTTTCGTGTGTACACGAAGTTTGGCTGTTTGGGTTAAATTTGTGATTGTTGGAGCAGTTAAAGTGGTGGTCTTTGTAGACTGTCTTGAGTGAGGGAAGTTTTGGTTTTGTAAGTCCTTGTTCTTTTGGTTTGAGTAGTTTGGTTGGTGTTAAAGTTTATGGCATATGTTTTGCAGATTGCAAACCGTCTTAATACTGTTGTTTCTAGCATTGGGAGAAAGCCTCTTAAGGTGTTGCTCCAAGTGAATACTAGTGGAGAAGAATGTAAGTTAACTAGATTTGAGCTACAACTTACACGGACATGACCACCTGCGATTTTATCACTTGAAGATTTTTCTTCATCTGCCTCATATATTAATGTTGGTCATTTGTGAGTCGTTTGTTCTCTGCTTGATGTCTAGGTTTGTCTGTGAGTCCTCTATGTCCCTGTTTGGTTTTAGGTTTGGACTGCAGATATAAACTCATCTTTATATTGAAGGATTACTGATTGGAAGAAATAGAGAGTAACTTCCAACTTTTATCTAAATTATGGGAACTAGATGAATTAGTTATAAAGAGTTGATATCCCACCATTTTGTGGGGACCAGAAGGAGTTCCCTGGAATATCCGACTTCTTTCTTCGACTTGGACTATATATAGAAGCTGGCCTTCATTTGTTCATTCCGTCTAACGAGTTAAAATATCTATTCTAATCATATGTAGGCATCAATGGGCACTATAATTTTGATGTAATATCTAAACGATGAAAAATTCTTGCAGCAAAATTTGGTGTTGAACCCTCTGGATGTGTGGAGCTCGCAAAGCATGTGAGTTTGGATTGTCCAAACCTTGAGTTTTGTGGTCTAATGACCATTGGTATGTTGGATTATTCATCTACGCCAGAAAACTTTAAGGTGATAGTTTGTTGACATTTAAATCTTTCTCCATGATTTCAGTTTCTTGAGCTTCTTGGTAATACTTAAACCGTACTGTTTGTTTTCAGACATTAGCCAACTGCAGAGCTGAGGTCTGCAAGGCACTTGGAATTCCAGTAGAGAAATGTGAGCTATCAATGGGCATGTCTGCGGACTTTGAGCAAGCTGTAAGGACTAATCTAGGGCTTTACTTTATTAAGTTGTATATGATTATAAAATGCGTATCTGGGTTGTCGAAGGCTTACACTTATGAAGTGTTCAACTAATAGGAAAACTTACTGTTTTGCAGATTGAAATGGGAAGCACAAATGTGAGAATTGGATCGACAATATTTGGGCCAAGAGAATATCCAAAGAAACAATCGCCTTAGCTTAAATTTCTCTTGTAACCCATTGGATTTTGGACTCCCTAATTTTTGCATTGAATTTGGCAAAATTGTGGTCAGAGTTTGTATGCCATTCCAAGGCTGGCCTAGATACATATCTTTGTAATAAAATGTTCTTTAAGTCTGTATATTATTTCTCCCTAGAAGTAATAAACTCTAATTTCTCGTTACATCCATAAATTTTGCTCAATGGCGCCACTAATTGCTAAAATGTACCCATACGGACGAGATCAAAGCATATATATAAAAGAAAATATACTAACATTTGCTTAATTTAAGCAATAATTTCATCATAGGAGATTAAGATCATTGCTATATAAGAAGGGAAGAAAGGACTTTTGAACTCACTCGCTGAACAACAAGAACCCAAAAACACAAACATGACTCTTTCGATATCTTCCCTAGTGTCTAGGTCTTTCTTGATTCTGTTCTTGTTGGCATGGATAGCAAAAGGCCAAGACCTTGATCTCTTTCGTCAAACAAATGGTGTTGGCCAACCCATGGTTTTCGATGTGATGCGTTATGGAGCTGTTGCAGACGGAAGAACAGATAACAGTGAGGTATTAACGTTTTTGTGATGTAAAAGCTTTCGAGTTTTGATTTACTATGTGAAATGATAAAGTTTTATTTACCATCTCTTATATTCTCATTTGTTAATGCATACAGAAATTTTTGAAAGCATGGAGTGAAGCATGTAATTCCGATGGAAGAGCAACGGTTATGATTCCTGCCGGAACATTCAAGTTATTCCCAGTTGTATTCTCAGGTCCATGCAAGGGTCCTATCGACTTTATAATTAAGGGAACTTTGATGGCTTCTACTGGTTCATCAGCATTGAGTTCTGAAAGTTGGATAAACTTTCGGAACGTCGAACAACTGACAGTAGCCGGTGGAGGTACCCTGGACGGCCAAGGAGCCTCAGTCTGGCGTCTTAACGATTGCACAACTAATCCGGGATGCAAATCTCTCCCAACTGTAAGTTTTTACTATACAAGTTTCATAAAAATTTCCTTATCATAACAGATTTGTTGCCATATGTATTACAAGACTCACATTTGCCTCCTTATCCTACTCTTTCAATATAATCATCATTGTAGCTCATGGCAACGCTATTAGCTAGGGCCTATGTTATTGTCTATATACAATATGTATGTGTTTGTTTGATGGTCGTTCAAAATGGATTATGTTTTTTTCTTCTTCTTTTTTCATTGTAACAAACTACACCTCGCCCCCTAGTGTGATAGAATGGGTGGTTAACTAGTAATGAGTTTGTTGTCAAATATATTTTTCTTTGCTACTTTTTTCAATTTTGGCTATATATATTGACATCGATCTTCTTGTGATGAACAGTCGATGACATTCGATTCGGTCACAAATGCAAGCGTTCATGACTTGGTATCACTCAACAGCAAAAATACTCATATCAAGGTTCATGGATCCCAAAGGATACGTTTCAGAAACATTAGAATATCAGCTCCAGAGGACAGTCCAAACACCGATGGCATTAAAATCGGTAACTCATACCGCATTGGAATCAGTCGCTCGATCATTCAGACCGGCGATGACTGTGTAGCAATTTTGTCAGGAAGTCGACAAATTCACGTTACTAATGTCTTTTGCGGTCCTGGACATGGAATCAGCATAGGGAGTCTTGGAGGGCATGCTTATCCAGAATATGATGTGGAAGGAATTTATGTGAGAAATAGCGTTTTCAAAGGGTCTGATAATGGTGTTAGAATCAAAACATATTCTAGAGATTCAAAACCCTTGACGGCTTCAAATATTGTGTATGAAGATATTCATATGATTGATGTCAAGAATCCCATTATCATCGATCAACAATATTGTCCAAGCAGTCAATGCAATAAAGAGGTAAATATATCGTTTTAGGGCATTTTTCTTTTGCAATGAAAACTGAGTACGTTTTATTTGATGAAACAAGCTTAGGCTCATCATCACTTCTTGTTTGTTGCAGGGTTCTTCATCAAATGTGCAAATCAGCGATGTTACATTCAGAAATATATGGGGAACCTCGTCTACCAAAGAAGCAGTTACTTTGAAATGCAGCAAAACTAAGCCATGCAAGAATATAAAGATGGAGAATATCAAGTTACCTTATAATGGTCCCAAAGGACCTGCAACTACCGTCTGTTTTAATGTCATCGGCAACTCTATTGGCTCACACATCCCTCCTTCTTGCTTATAAGTAGTATCATGCATCTATTCTTTACATATCATGCATCTATTCTTTACATATATAAGTTTCTAGACCTAGTTTAGTTTCCGGTATGTTTGATTGAGCCAGGTGAAAATGGATGAAAACTTGTAATATGATGCTTCATTCTTAAATAAAATTAATGTTGTTCTTAATCCGACTTACTCCTCTTATTTGACATTCGATCGGTTAGTTATGTTCTTTTACTTTTACCCTAAATTTACATCATATATTGTCATTATTTTATCACATAGTGTTGCTTAAATTTTCAATATAAGCTGAAGAAAGAAACATTATGATATGATAGGAAAATCATATAACAACGTTATCATGCGAATCAAGAAATGAGAGTATCTCTTGTTAAATCAAATTTGATTACTTGCCAAAAAAGAAATCCAATCATATATGGTTACATGAGCTTTGAAATGTTGTTCCTTGGACTTCCATTATCGAATGCTATGGAAATGTTGAAGTCGCGTTTGATATGTTTAGTGAAATGCGACGCGAGAGTTCAAATCAGTTCGGTTACTCGATCTGCTCGATCAGCTTGAAGATGATAAGGACTTGTTTGAGTATATGAATGGAAGAGCACTTTGTTTCGTCAATTCGTGGAACTCATTGATTTCGGGTAATGCACAGAGTGATATTGTGTGAATATCAGAGAAGTTTTTCATTACTGTTTGTTTGGGCATGATCTGCGGACTTTGAGCAAGCTGTAAGGACCAAGGACTAACATGGGGCTTAATTTACCCTACTAAGTTGTATTATGGGACTTGCACTCCTGAAGTTTTCAACTATTCGGATCGATAATACTGTCTTGCAGATTGAAATGGAAAGCACAAATGTGAGAATTGGATTGACAATATTTGCGCCAAGAGAATATCCAAAGACATAAGCCTTAGTTTCATATACTTGATTTGTTATTCTTTGCATTGAATTTGGCAAAATTGTATGCCATTTGAAGGCTAGCTAGACCTTGGCTATGACATAAACCCAAATTCCCTAAATTTAGGACACTCATAAATCAGAGAAAAAGTTACCTTTAGCTAAATAAAAATTTAGGACACTCATTGGGGGTTTTACACCTTTTTGGGCGTAAATAAAACTTTCCTAAATAGAATTAATTTCATACAAATAATTAGAAACTCAAATTTCTCTTTTTATCCATAACTTTTGCTCAATGGGGCCGATAATTTCGAAAACGTACATATGAGGTGGAAGTGACATGGAAAAGATCAAAACATATATAAAAAAGGAAAATATTTCAATTTTTGCTTAATTAAGGCAATTTTGTCATCATAGGAAATTAAGAACATTGCTATATAAGAAGGGAAGAAAGAATAACTCACTCTCAGAACAAAAAGAACCGGAAGGAAACCCAAAGACACAAATATGATTGTTTTGATATCTTCCCAGGTGCTGAGGACTTTCTTGTTTTTGTTCTTGTTGGCATGGATCACAAAAGGCGATGATCTTAATCCCCTTCGTGTATCAGAACGTGATGGTCGACCCATGGTTTTCAATGTGATGCGTTATGGAGCTGTTGCAGACGGAAGAACTGATAACAGCCAGGTAACGTTTTTGTCACGTAAAAGATTTCAGAGTTTTGGTTTAATTACTATGAGTTTTGATGAGTTTTATCGTATTAAATCGAAGAACTAGAAACCATGAGAGCATCTCTGATCTGTTCTCATTGTTAATGCATACAGGCGTTTTTGAAAGCATGGAGTGAAGCCTGTAACTGGGATGGAAGAGCAAGGGTTGTGATTCCTTCCAAAACATTCAAGTTATTCCCGGTTCTTTTCTCTGGTCCATGCAAGGGTCGCATTGCCTTTATAATCAAGGGAACTTTGCTGGCTTCTAATAGTCCATCAGCAGTGAGTTCTGAAAACTGGATAAACTTTGAGAACGTCGACCAACTGACGGTGGCCGGAGGCGGTACGCTAGACGCTCAAGGACCCTCTGTTTGGTCTCTTAACGATTGCAATACTAATCCAGGATGCAAAGCTCTCCCAATTGTAAGTTTTTACTATACATGTTTCATAAAAATGATTCTGATCTGAAAACGTATAACAATTTTAAGTTCATGATCATCATAATAGATTTATCACCATATGTATCACATTAAGATCGGTTTCCTATTCTATCAAATTGTTACCATATGTATTACATTAAGATCGGTTTCGTATTCTATCAAATTCGTTAATACGCGCGTTAGTATAATTAGCAATGTTGTCATCAGTAAAGAGATTAGGGTCGATTTTGATCATTGTCTATATACAATGTGCATGTTTAGGATCCTTGTTCTATGTCTATCGAAATGGATTTTTTTAGTAACTAGAAACACCACGCCCCATAGTGGGATATGGAGTGGGAGGCAGTTTAGAGGAGTGGGTGGTTAACTAGCTAGTCTTGAGTTTGTTGTCTCTTATATTTTTCTTTGCTAATAGTTTCATTTTTTTTGACTATATTGACTCTCATCGCATAACTGTTCTATAGTTTTATGACATATTTAAGGCATATTATTCTCTAAGGAACTATGTTTTATAAGTGGTACAGATAGATATGGATATAAACATTTTTGAGAATGTGATCACATTTTAACATCGATCTTCTTGTGATGATCAGTCTATGACTTTCAACTTCGTCTCAAATGCAAGCGTACATCACTTGAGATCATTCAACAGTCAAAATGGTCATTTCAAGGTTCATGGATGCCAGAAGATAGACTTCCGGAATATAAGAATATCGGCTCCGGAGGACAGTCCAAACACCGATGGCATAAAAATCGGAAACTCATACCGCGTTAGAATCAGACACACGATCATTCAGACCGGTGATGATTGTATAGCAATCGTGTCTGGAAGTCGGAAAATCCACATTTCTAATGTATTTTGCGGTCCTGGACATGGAATCAGCATCGGAAGTCTTGGAGGGCATGCTTATACAGAATATGACGTGGAGGGAATTTTTGTGAAAAATAGTGTTTTCAAAAAGACTGCTAATGGTTTGAGAATCAAAACATATGCTAGGGATTCAAAACCCTTGAAGG from Fragaria vesca subsp. vesca linkage group LG3, FraVesHawaii_1.0, whole genome shotgun sequence harbors:
- the LOC101301662 gene encoding uncharacterized protein LOC101301662 — protein: MAMIISKNVFTLILVLLLGIAIALSATVEELPQVDPNELRFTTSSLRGIGGRFLAEQVRAAPTTCDKNPTVCKSKGSAGPNCCSKKCVNIRTDTNNCGRCGAKCKYSELCCNGVCVNPSVNGKHCGKCGNKCGNGSSCVFGLCSYAN
- the LOC101300985 gene encoding proline synthase co-transcribed bacterial homolog protein-like, which gives rise to MSSSAAVDGVAATALRSVLHRVQLAAEKSGRRADEVRVVAVSKTKPAAVLRQVYDAGHRCFGENYVQEIVEKAPQLPEDIEWHFIGNLQSNKVKPLLTGVPNLAMVESVDDEKIANRLNTVVSSIGRKPLKVLLQVNTSGEESKFGVEPSGCVELAKHVSLDCPNLEFCGLMTIGMLDYSSTPENFKTLANCRAEVCKALGIPVEKCELSMGMSADFEQAIEMGSTNVRIGSTIFGPREYPKKQSP
- the LOC101301953 gene encoding uncharacterized protein LOC101301953, with protein sequence MALVSAAFDLDDYNEEPEMQSTESTVPESEMHEATTSLRGVSRFLASQQNLLGNYTCDKFPRVCRLKKSSGPDCCKKKCVNVKTDRLNCGMCGYKCKYTEICCRGKCVNASFDKRHCGGCNQKCKRGEFCVYGMCNYA
- the LOC101302248 gene encoding uncharacterized protein LOC101302248; the protein is MTLSISSLVSRSFLILFLLAWIAKGQDLDLFRQTNGVGQPMVFDVMRYGAVADGRTDNSEKFLKAWSEACNSDGRATVMIPAGTFKLFPVVFSGPCKGPIDFIIKGTLMASTGSSALSSESWINFRNVEQLTVAGGGTLDGQGASVWRLNDCTTNPGCKSLPTSMTFDSVTNASVHDLVSLNSKNTHIKVHGSQRIRFRNIRISAPEDSPNTDGIKIGNSYRIGISRSIIQTGDDCVAILSGSRQIHVTNVFCGPGHGISIGSLGGHAYPEYDVEGIYVRNSVFKGSDNGVRIKTYSRDSKPLTASNIVYEDIHMIDVKNPIIIDQQYCPSSQCNKEGSSSNVQISDVTFRNIWGTSSTKEAVTLKCSKTKPCKNIKMENIKLPYNGPKGPATTVLRTFLFLFLLAWITKGDDLNPLRVSERDGRPMVFNVMRYGAVADGRTDNSQAFLKAWSEACNWDGRARVVIPSKTFKLFPVLFSGPCKGRIAFIIKGTLLASNSPSAVSSENWINFENVDQLTVAGGGTLDAQGPSVWSLNDCNTNPGCKALPISMTFNFVSNASVHHLRSFNSQNGHFKVHGCQKIDFRNIRISAPEDSPNTDGIKIGNSYRVRIRHTIIQTGDDCIAIVSGSRKIHISNVFCGPGHGISIGSLGGHAYTEYDVEGIFVKNSVFKKTANGLRIKTYARDSKPLKASNIVFEDINMIDVMYPIIIDQQYCPHNQCDLQDSSSNVQVSDVTFRNIWGTSSSKEAVTLKCSKSKPCKNIVMENIKLPHNGPKGPATSVCSNVIGNSYGSHIPPSCI